In Fibrobacter sp., a single window of DNA contains:
- a CDS encoding ABC transporter permease, with product MFRAFIDTVKKIYFSPNIVLWLVILLLPVGTSVFMVEFFSARIIQHVPIGIVRLDASLLADKLENALRSDPVLDVVQECSDIGECEHAVIRGDLQAFLVIPYNMERRALRLETPVIPVFSSGQNYLTNSFALKEIRAVVTNVGEGLFTAGIDNPVQVELHSVGNLEGNYQGFLGLGLVSAIFHLAAILGAVYVFSFPFRDHTVRWMIRRAGKSRAVLMCATMLPLIVVQWLAFMAVYAYAHSTLTPMTFREFVLVSAGQLAMILACTGAGATFVGITGNMRMATSVAGVIGGPAFAFAGQTFPLMAMPFVVRCFAYLLPLTHLLKVQSAMLVGPAGSAHAWDSIVTLLFMGLFWQLLATRLLYVRWFASKRKELNWVRQHGSAKDKIKTALGVVADDLNPANYGIGNRRRARNTERLHLNLMNPQMNRDAENRPPEVSDD from the coding sequence TTGTTCAGGGCGTTCATAGACACGGTCAAGAAGATTTATTTCAGTCCAAACATCGTCTTGTGGCTGGTGATTCTCTTGTTGCCCGTGGGAACCTCCGTGTTCATGGTGGAGTTCTTCTCCGCCCGCATTATTCAGCACGTGCCCATCGGTATTGTCCGTCTGGATGCGTCCCTGCTAGCCGATAAGCTGGAAAACGCCTTGCGGTCGGATCCCGTTCTGGATGTGGTCCAGGAGTGCAGCGACATCGGGGAATGCGAACATGCGGTAATCCGTGGAGACCTGCAGGCGTTTCTCGTTATTCCCTACAATATGGAACGCCGCGCCCTTCGCCTCGAGACGCCTGTGATTCCCGTGTTTTCCAGCGGGCAGAACTACTTGACCAATTCCTTTGCCTTGAAAGAAATCCGTGCGGTGGTGACGAATGTGGGCGAAGGGCTCTTTACCGCAGGAATCGACAATCCTGTCCAGGTGGAACTCCATTCCGTCGGCAATCTCGAAGGCAACTACCAGGGGTTCTTGGGGCTGGGGCTGGTCAGTGCCATCTTCCATCTGGCGGCGATTCTTGGGGCGGTTTACGTGTTCAGTTTTCCCTTCAGGGACCATACGGTCCGCTGGATGATCAGGCGTGCCGGAAAATCCCGCGCCGTCCTTATGTGCGCGACCATGTTGCCCCTGATTGTTGTCCAGTGGCTTGCCTTCATGGCGGTGTATGCCTACGCCCATAGCACGCTGACCCCCATGACCTTTAGGGAATTCGTCTTGGTGTCGGCGGGCCAGCTGGCCATGATTTTGGCCTGCACCGGGGCGGGTGCGACCTTTGTGGGCATTACGGGAAACATGCGCATGGCAACAAGCGTGGCGGGTGTGATTGGCGGCCCTGCCTTTGCCTTTGCGGGGCAGACCTTCCCCCTGATGGCCATGCCCTTTGTGGTGCGCTGTTTTGCCTACCTGTTGCCATTGACACACCTGCTCAAGGTCCAGTCCGCCATGTTGGTGGGTCCTGCCGGCAGCGCGCACGCCTGGGATAGTATCGTCACCCTTCTTTTTATGGGACTGTTCTGGCAGCTGCTGGCCACAAGACTTCTGTATGTGCGCTGGTTTGCCTCCAAGCGCAAGGAATTGAACTGGGTCCGACAGCACGGATCTGCGAAGGACAAGATTAAGACTGCCCTGGGCGTGGTCGCCGACGATTTGAATCCTGCGAATTATGGAATCGGAAACAGGCGCAGGGCCCGAAATACGGAAAGACTGCATCTGAACCTGATGAATCCGCAGATGA
- a CDS encoding efflux RND transporter periplasmic adaptor subunit, whose protein sequence is MDKIKFASKIFAIVVLVALMVAAILQLQEFATKPKDKYLQGQMEARRVLVAGKVPGRIEKLLVREGQTVKKNALVAVINSPEIEAKKMQAQGALGAAKAQANKAKNGARSEDVKALKAMAARAQDAANLAKSTYDRVQKLYNEGVLPLQKRDEAETQMKASQGAADAARAQYEMALAGARDEDKEAAEALVKQAEGANAEVNAYLEETKIKSPIAGEVTLKVVEEGEVVGAGMPVIAVTDLKDAWAVFHLREDFLKNVTKGKTFVLPVPALNAAVEMEVSYIAPVGDYATWKSSKESGGFDLKTFEVRLRPTVEVENLRPGMSVLFPLEQLK, encoded by the coding sequence ATGGACAAGATAAAGTTTGCAAGCAAGATTTTTGCGATTGTCGTGCTGGTGGCCCTTATGGTGGCGGCTATTCTGCAACTTCAGGAATTTGCGACAAAGCCGAAGGACAAGTACTTGCAGGGCCAGATGGAGGCCCGCCGCGTGTTGGTGGCGGGGAAAGTTCCCGGACGCATAGAAAAACTTTTGGTCCGTGAAGGCCAGACCGTCAAGAAAAACGCCCTGGTGGCGGTCATCAACAGCCCCGAAATCGAGGCCAAGAAGATGCAGGCCCAGGGAGCGCTGGGGGCGGCCAAGGCCCAGGCCAACAAGGCGAAAAACGGTGCCCGCTCCGAAGACGTCAAGGCCCTGAAGGCCATGGCGGCCCGTGCACAAGATGCCGCCAACCTGGCAAAGAGCACCTACGACCGTGTACAGAAACTTTATAACGAAGGCGTGCTCCCGCTGCAGAAGCGGGACGAGGCCGAAACCCAGATGAAGGCCTCCCAGGGAGCTGCCGATGCGGCTCGGGCCCAGTATGAGATGGCCCTGGCAGGCGCCCGCGACGAAGACAAGGAGGCGGCAGAGGCACTGGTGAAACAGGCCGAAGGTGCCAACGCCGAGGTGAACGCCTATCTGGAAGAAACAAAAATCAAGAGCCCCATCGCGGGCGAGGTCACCCTGAAGGTGGTGGAAGAAGGCGAGGTCGTGGGGGCGGGCATGCCGGTAATCGCCGTGACCGACCTGAAGGATGCCTGGGCGGTGTTCCACCTGCGGGAAGATTTCTTGAAGAACGTGACCAAGGGCAAGACTTTTGTTCTGCCGGTTCCGGCGCTGAACGCTGCCGTGGAGATGGAGGTGTCCTACATTGCCCCCGTTGGGGACTATGCCACCTGGAAAAGCTCCAAGGAAAGCGGCGGCTTTGACCTGAAGACTTTCGAAGTGCGCCTGCGCCCCACGGTAGAGGTGGAAAACCTGAGACCCGGCATGAGCGTGTTGTTCCCGCTGGAGCAACTGAAGTAG
- a CDS encoding TolC family protein, whose protein sequence is MERCVLCFLFGAALAWSAPITLQDALSMAKSGNAQIKAEKAKVDMAESAQGEARSRFMPTVSLSAGVTRINDPIYIDLGEIQQALSGIAGGLSTVAPAAAYSKAYIDAYNQASAGYAQAYNGALAQGLSEAQADAFAKSRLGGTAQEIAQQKADEYAAATQQQMDAAKSQIDDAEFRMKVQDELFFNARLTAIWPIFTGLKIYSAYDAAKENVNAKKAAFDMAQNAILMDVATKYFTLRLAEELAVMRENTKKNLEEHLERSKKLEASGQISKAERLRAEVALAEAENAYDDALRDQSLARMALASLLHTDTNITAVTPVEAPESVRTMEEIKQKARENHPGLRQLRTERKRSQDAVSAARADYFPTVALFAYKELYTKDLTILEPEWAVGAKAQWDLFKGGETRSKVANAKAMDRSLASMEEQTLDNIGLLVEKRWRELEHAKGRLESLKKTRELADEALRSQKLAYESGLATGLDVVDAELALSRLQVADLKAHYDAVIAWLGLLEASGEVEQAGAMLNSKTVGKE, encoded by the coding sequence ATGGAGCGTTGTGTTTTGTGCTTTCTGTTTGGGGCGGCGCTGGCGTGGTCGGCGCCTATCACCCTGCAAGACGCGCTTTCAATGGCCAAGTCCGGTAATGCGCAAATCAAGGCCGAAAAGGCCAAGGTGGACATGGCCGAAAGCGCCCAGGGCGAGGCCCGTTCCCGTTTTATGCCTACGGTAAGCCTGAGCGCAGGCGTTACGAGAATTAACGACCCCATCTATATCGATTTAGGTGAAATTCAGCAGGCCCTGAGCGGCATTGCTGGCGGGCTATCTACGGTGGCTCCGGCTGCCGCCTATTCCAAGGCCTACATTGACGCCTATAACCAGGCCAGTGCAGGGTATGCCCAGGCCTACAACGGTGCATTGGCTCAGGGGCTGTCCGAAGCCCAGGCAGATGCTTTCGCTAAAAGTCGGCTTGGAGGGACCGCCCAGGAAATCGCCCAGCAGAAGGCCGACGAGTATGCCGCCGCTACTCAACAGCAGATGGATGCGGCAAAATCCCAGATTGACGATGCCGAATTCCGGATGAAGGTCCAGGACGAACTGTTCTTTAATGCTCGACTTACAGCCATCTGGCCCATTTTTACGGGTCTCAAGATTTATTCCGCCTACGATGCCGCCAAGGAAAACGTAAACGCCAAGAAGGCCGCTTTTGACATGGCGCAAAATGCCATCTTGATGGACGTGGCCACCAAGTACTTTACCCTTAGGCTGGCCGAAGAACTGGCGGTGATGCGGGAGAACACCAAGAAGAATCTGGAAGAACACCTGGAGCGCTCCAAGAAGCTGGAGGCCAGCGGCCAGATCAGCAAGGCGGAAAGGCTCCGCGCCGAAGTGGCGCTGGCCGAAGCAGAAAACGCCTACGACGACGCTCTGCGGGACCAGTCCCTTGCCCGGATGGCTCTTGCAAGCCTGCTCCATACGGACACGAACATTACGGCGGTTACACCGGTGGAAGCTCCGGAAAGTGTTCGGACCATGGAAGAAATCAAGCAGAAGGCCAGGGAGAACCATCCGGGACTGAGACAGCTCCGTACGGAGCGCAAGCGCAGCCAGGATGCGGTGAGTGCCGCCCGTGCGGACTATTTCCCGACGGTAGCGCTTTTTGCCTACAAGGAACTCTACACCAAGGACCTGACCATTCTGGAGCCTGAATGGGCCGTAGGTGCCAAGGCACAGTGGGATTTGTTCAAGGGTGGCGAGACCCGTTCCAAGGTGGCAAACGCCAAGGCCATGGACCGCTCCCTGGCCAGTATGGAAGAGCAGACCCTGGACAACATCGGCCTTTTGGTAGAAAAGCGCTGGCGGGAGCTGGAGCATGCCAAGGGCCGTCTGGAGAGCCTGAAGAAAACCCGTGAACTTGCGGACGAGGCTCTCCGCAGCCAAAAGCTGGCCTACGAGTCCGGCCTTGCTACGGGCCTGGACGTGGTGGATGCAGAACTTGCGCTGTCGCGCCTTCAGGTGGCCGATTTGAAGGCCCATTACGATGCGGTCATCGCCTGGCTTGGCCTGCTGGAAGCTAGCGGCGAGGTGGAACAGGCGGGAGCCATGTTGAATAGCAAAACTGTGGGGAAGGAATAA